In Stieleria varia, one genomic interval encodes:
- a CDS encoding FixH family protein gives MAMKSVSYDQSDRSLSERDSDERSAKRFWISLVLVLFVIQSTVMGIAINLAISDPSAVVTPDYHAAALNWDETRRSRSAPQRMGWTVKLYVSDVADQRGQRAVEWTAADREGNPLDGLTIDARVYHHARAGDVQELQLKSAGDGRYIALADMPRNGLWQIDLSVAGAEEPVEQTETVEVHSS, from the coding sequence ATGGCGATGAAAAGTGTGTCATACGACCAGTCGGATCGCAGCTTGAGCGAGCGAGATTCGGATGAACGCAGTGCCAAGCGTTTTTGGATCTCGCTGGTACTGGTGCTGTTTGTCATTCAGTCGACCGTGATGGGAATCGCGATCAATCTGGCCATCTCGGATCCATCCGCGGTCGTGACGCCCGACTATCATGCCGCGGCGTTGAATTGGGATGAAACACGACGATCGCGAAGTGCCCCTCAGAGAATGGGTTGGACGGTCAAGTTGTACGTGTCCGACGTGGCCGATCAACGTGGCCAGCGTGCCGTCGAGTGGACGGCAGCGGATCGCGAAGGAAATCCGCTAGACGGATTGACGATCGACGCGCGGGTGTACCATCACGCGCGAGCGGGCGACGTCCAAGAACTGCAACTCAAATCCGCCGGCGACGGTCGCTACATTGCTTTGGCCGACATGCCACGCAATGGATTGTGGCAGATCGATCTGTCGGTGGCCGGAGCAGAGGAGCCCGTCGAACAAACTGAGACGGTGGAGGTGCATTCGTCATGA
- a CDS encoding cbb3-type cytochrome c oxidase N-terminal domain-containing protein yields the protein MSDTPKTDHAYDGIEEFDNPLPGWWKWLFVASIVFSPFYWMFYHGGASGRSVEDLYNVALAENTRKQFEEIGELKPDEATLASYMNKGSWVKVGQAVFRANCVSCHGREGEGKVGPNLTDEAYKNVANLEDIAKVLINGAGNGAMPKWSNRLHPNEIVLVSAYVATLRGTNVDGGRPPEGRTIAPWPAAPAESDADAESDADPAGDNTDDGK from the coding sequence ATGAGCGATACACCGAAAACAGATCATGCATACGATGGCATCGAAGAATTCGACAATCCGTTGCCGGGTTGGTGGAAGTGGTTGTTTGTCGCAAGCATTGTCTTCAGCCCGTTCTATTGGATGTTCTATCACGGCGGTGCCAGTGGACGATCGGTCGAAGATCTCTACAACGTCGCCTTGGCCGAGAACACGCGAAAGCAGTTTGAGGAAATCGGGGAATTAAAACCCGACGAAGCGACCTTGGCCAGTTACATGAACAAAGGCAGTTGGGTCAAAGTCGGCCAAGCCGTCTTTCGCGCCAATTGCGTGTCGTGCCACGGTCGCGAAGGTGAAGGCAAGGTGGGGCCGAACCTGACGGATGAAGCGTACAAGAACGTGGCCAACCTGGAAGACATCGCCAAGGTGCTGATCAATGGTGCTGGCAACGGTGCGATGCCCAAGTGGTCAAACCGATTGCATCCCAACGAGATCGTCCTCGTGTCGGCCTACGTCGCAACTTTGCGTGGCACCAATGTTGATGGCGGGCGACCTCCAGAGGGTCGAACCATCGCTCCTTGGCCTGCGGCTCCCGCAGAATCCGATGCAGATGCAGAGTCGGACGCAGATCCGGCTGGTGATAACACCGATGATGGCAAGTGA
- the ccoG gene encoding cytochrome c oxidase accessory protein CcoG has product MSIFESLPLLAASGGCRNAGKCQLAGACEGAGGVSPAGAIPAGREPAAVGMGTLVFATASNQETEEPESGTTGGKHSALLESPEHVLSTLESDGSRRWLRPKLSPGKWWQRRRIVAYLLMIVFVVIPHLRLAGKPLILLDIAEREFTILGRTFLPTDTLLLALLMLSVFVSIVLITAVAGRAWCGWACPQTVYMEFLFRPVDRLFDNTVGKGGKPRRDKGALLHIARFVVYALLCMFLAHTFLAYFVGTEKLAMWVRSTPAAHPVAFLVMSATLGLMLFDFMFFREQLCLIACPYGRFQSVMLDQQSTIVAYDYVRGEPRKKGKREPLPVVSADGRASVTENRSVGDCVDCNQCVVVCPTGIDIRDGLQMECINCTQCIDACDEVMDRVGLPKGLIRYGSQDSIAGKAKRLLRARTMIYPVILLALFGALLTALVIKSGFDARVIRGKGAPYTIYPDRTASNEFQLRLVNRTDEPQHYEIIPPADESIKIEVLDQGKMTLEGGGTELVPLHVTFPSNLTRGIGRSNLKMTIRDGEQRTREVQFFLLGPR; this is encoded by the coding sequence ATGAGTATCTTTGAATCGTTGCCGCTGCTTGCCGCCTCAGGCGGCTGCCGAAACGCGGGCAAGTGCCAGTTGGCCGGAGCCTGTGAGGGTGCCGGCGGCGTGTCGCCAGCGGGTGCAATTCCTGCTGGCCGAGAACCAGCGGCTGTCGGTATGGGGACGTTGGTCTTTGCGACCGCCAGCAATCAAGAGACGGAGGAGCCAGAATCCGGCACCACGGGTGGAAAACATTCCGCTTTGTTGGAATCACCGGAACACGTGTTGAGCACCTTGGAAAGCGACGGCAGCCGACGTTGGTTGCGTCCCAAGCTTTCGCCAGGCAAATGGTGGCAGCGCCGACGGATCGTCGCCTACCTGCTGATGATCGTGTTTGTGGTGATCCCGCACTTGCGACTGGCTGGCAAGCCGTTGATTTTGCTGGATATCGCCGAACGTGAGTTTACGATCTTGGGCAGGACGTTCTTGCCGACGGACACACTGTTGCTGGCTCTGTTGATGCTGTCGGTTTTTGTCTCGATCGTGTTGATCACCGCAGTGGCAGGACGGGCGTGGTGCGGTTGGGCGTGCCCGCAAACGGTCTACATGGAGTTTCTGTTCCGTCCAGTTGATCGATTGTTTGACAACACGGTCGGCAAAGGGGGCAAGCCACGGCGGGACAAAGGTGCCTTGTTGCACATCGCTCGATTTGTCGTGTACGCATTGTTGTGCATGTTTCTGGCGCACACCTTCCTGGCTTACTTCGTCGGCACGGAAAAGCTCGCGATGTGGGTCCGCAGCACACCTGCGGCGCATCCAGTAGCGTTCCTGGTGATGTCTGCAACGCTCGGCTTGATGCTCTTTGACTTCATGTTCTTTCGAGAACAGTTGTGCCTGATCGCTTGCCCCTATGGTCGGTTTCAATCGGTCATGTTGGACCAGCAGTCGACCATCGTGGCCTACGACTATGTTCGTGGCGAACCCCGGAAAAAGGGCAAGCGGGAGCCGTTGCCTGTGGTCTCGGCGGATGGGCGGGCAAGCGTCACCGAAAATCGCAGCGTCGGCGATTGCGTGGATTGCAATCAGTGTGTCGTCGTCTGCCCCACCGGAATCGACATTCGCGACGGATTGCAGATGGAATGCATCAACTGCACTCAGTGCATCGACGCGTGTGATGAGGTGATGGACCGAGTGGGTCTGCCCAAAGGATTGATCCGGTATGGTTCACAGGATTCCATTGCCGGCAAGGCAAAGCGGTTGCTGAGAGCACGTACGATGATCTATCCGGTCATCTTGCTCGCACTCTTTGGCGCTTTGTTGACGGCGTTGGTGATCAAGTCCGGTTTCGATGCTCGTGTGATCCGTGGCAAGGGAGCGCCGTACACGATTTACCCGGATCGCACCGCGTCCAACGAATTCCAGCTTCGTTTGGTCAATCGCACCGATGAACCGCAGCACTATGAGATCATTCCCCCGGCAGATGAATCGATCAAAATCGAAGTCCTCGATCAGGGCAAAATGACGCTTGAGGGTGGCGGGACCGAACTGGTACCGCTGCATGTGACCTTCCCGAGCAACTTGACGCGGGGCATCGGGCGATCCAATCTGAAGATGACGATTCGCGACGGCGAGCAGCGGACTCGCGAGGTTCAGTTCTTTCTCTTGGGACCCAGGTAA
- a CDS encoding sulfite exporter TauE/SafE family protein: MTANVLILLSAVVTSSLMGSLHCVGMCGPLALWASGAGDKENSRSLMMPTSLYHVGRLITYTIVGLIAGLIGAAVDFGGGVLGLQVAAARVVGGLMVAIGLIKLWSMLGKRSASKELKPSRIGGLLAKVRPYVFRLPISARALATGMLTTLLPCGWLYLFALIAAGTGSPWTGALLMIAFWVGTVPALVALVAGTRVLSRKFTRAIPAVAAVLLICAGCFTASGRGLAGMSSFGQSMIPEGDSLEQVQNVDQETLPCCRTH; this comes from the coding sequence ATGACCGCCAACGTACTGATTTTGCTATCCGCCGTCGTGACGTCCAGCCTGATGGGCAGCCTGCACTGCGTCGGCATGTGTGGGCCGCTGGCGTTGTGGGCCAGCGGTGCCGGCGACAAAGAGAACTCGCGATCATTGATGATGCCGACGTCGCTGTACCATGTCGGTCGCTTGATCACGTACACGATCGTCGGTTTGATCGCGGGGCTGATCGGAGCGGCCGTCGATTTCGGCGGCGGAGTTTTGGGGCTGCAGGTGGCTGCCGCTCGCGTCGTCGGCGGCCTGATGGTGGCGATCGGGCTGATCAAGTTGTGGAGCATGTTGGGCAAGCGTTCAGCGTCGAAAGAGCTCAAGCCGTCTCGAATCGGCGGACTGTTGGCCAAAGTCCGGCCGTATGTCTTTCGTCTGCCAATTTCCGCTCGCGCACTGGCCACGGGCATGCTGACCACGTTGCTGCCCTGTGGTTGGTTGTACCTGTTTGCTCTGATCGCCGCCGGCACGGGCAGTCCGTGGACCGGTGCCTTGCTGATGATCGCGTTTTGGGTCGGCACCGTTCCGGCTTTGGTCGCCTTGGTCGCGGGGACTCGTGTGTTGTCCCGCAAATTCACTCGCGCGATTCCCGCGGTCGCAGCGGTGCTGCTGATCTGCGCAGGATGCTTTACCGCATCGGGGCGTGGCTTGGCGGGAATGAGTTCCTTTGGTCAGTCAATGATTCCCGAAGGCGATTCGCTGGAGCAAGTACAAAACGTCGATCAGGAAACGCTTCCCTGTTGCAGGACGCATTGA
- the ccoN gene encoding cytochrome-c oxidase, cbb3-type subunit I, giving the protein METHAANDPSQPRDISEPSQSSLELERFSYDDGIVRLFATATIIWGLVATLVGLIVAVILVMPELTNGLPWISFGRLRPLHTNAAIFAFAGNGIFAAIYYSTQRLCKARMWSDVLSRAHFWGWQLIIVLAAITLPLGYSQGREYAELEWPIDILIAVVWLVIFGGNFLMTLINRRERHMYVALWFYIATIVTVAVLHVFNNLVIPAGLLKGYSVYAGVQDAFMQWWYGHNAVAFFLTTPFLGLMYYFLPKAADRPVFSYKLSIIHFWSLVFIYIWAGPHHLHYTALPEWASTLGMLFSLMLWMPSWGGMINGLLTLRGAWHKVAADPVLKFFVVGVTFYGMSTFEGPMLSIKSVNALSHYTDWTIAHVHSGALGWNGFMTFGMLYWLLPRIFQTKMWNDKLVSWHFWVGTIGILAYIIPIYAAGLMQGLMWRAMDDTGNLKYPEFIEITQSIVPLWWFRVLGGLLYVAGVVMMCVNALMTWMGRPAKYEVPVHTAPRLSKTYKDEPAPKSDLDDVPVLDLAKKVSVFAKMGWHRRWERLPVTFTVLTTLAVIVATLFEVIPTFLIRSNIPTIATVKPYTPLELAGRHIFVSEGCFNCHSQMIRPMVAETKRYGEYSKPGEFIYDRPFQWGSRRIGPDLAREGGRQSSYWHWQHFEYPDVVSPGSVMPSYRHLLEDDLVFEKIFPHVEAAHFLGAPYTEEELTQTKEVAFRQAEQIAAEIVGQGGPPNTFNKQAIALIAYLQRVGVDLNRTETPAAETPATDAPAGDSPPAETSTDEQPTPETPDAETQEAGA; this is encoded by the coding sequence ATGGAAACGCATGCCGCGAATGATCCGTCGCAGCCAAGGGACATATCGGAACCGTCCCAATCCTCGTTGGAGCTTGAGAGATTTAGCTATGACGATGGAATCGTCCGCCTGTTTGCCACCGCAACAATCATCTGGGGTTTGGTCGCGACGCTCGTGGGTTTGATCGTTGCGGTGATCTTGGTGATGCCCGAGCTGACCAACGGACTGCCTTGGATTTCGTTCGGTCGCCTGCGTCCGCTACACACCAATGCTGCGATCTTTGCTTTCGCGGGCAACGGGATCTTTGCGGCGATCTATTACAGCACCCAGCGGTTGTGCAAAGCCCGGATGTGGAGTGACGTGCTCAGCCGGGCACACTTCTGGGGCTGGCAATTGATCATCGTCCTGGCCGCGATCACTTTGCCCTTGGGGTATTCTCAAGGACGTGAGTACGCCGAACTGGAGTGGCCGATCGATATCTTGATCGCCGTCGTGTGGCTGGTGATCTTCGGTGGCAATTTCTTGATGACATTGATCAACCGACGAGAGCGGCACATGTACGTCGCTTTGTGGTTTTACATCGCAACGATCGTGACGGTCGCTGTGCTGCACGTCTTCAATAACTTGGTAATCCCCGCAGGACTGCTCAAGGGATACAGCGTCTACGCGGGTGTGCAAGACGCGTTCATGCAATGGTGGTACGGTCACAACGCGGTCGCGTTCTTTTTGACGACGCCGTTCCTCGGGTTGATGTACTACTTTTTGCCCAAGGCCGCTGACCGGCCGGTGTTCAGTTACAAACTCAGCATCATTCACTTTTGGTCGCTGGTCTTTATCTACATTTGGGCTGGCCCTCACCACTTGCACTACACCGCGCTGCCCGAGTGGGCCAGCACGCTGGGCATGTTGTTCAGTTTGATGTTATGGATGCCCAGTTGGGGCGGAATGATCAACGGTCTATTGACGCTGCGTGGTGCATGGCACAAGGTCGCGGCGGACCCGGTCCTGAAGTTCTTCGTCGTCGGCGTGACGTTCTACGGGATGTCGACTTTTGAAGGGCCGATGCTGTCGATCAAATCGGTTAACGCATTGAGCCACTACACGGACTGGACGATCGCACACGTTCACTCCGGTGCGTTGGGTTGGAACGGGTTCATGACCTTTGGCATGCTGTACTGGCTGCTGCCGCGAATCTTTCAGACCAAGATGTGGAACGACAAGCTTGTCAGTTGGCACTTTTGGGTCGGAACGATCGGCATCCTGGCATACATCATTCCGATCTACGCAGCAGGTCTGATGCAAGGCCTGATGTGGCGTGCCATGGACGACACGGGCAACCTCAAATACCCCGAATTCATCGAGATCACGCAATCGATCGTGCCGTTGTGGTGGTTCCGGGTATTGGGCGGTTTGCTGTACGTCGCCGGAGTGGTCATGATGTGCGTCAACGCGCTGATGACTTGGATGGGTCGACCGGCGAAGTACGAAGTGCCGGTCCACACCGCGCCTCGATTGTCCAAGACATACAAAGACGAGCCCGCTCCCAAAAGCGATCTGGACGATGTCCCCGTGCTGGACTTGGCCAAAAAAGTCAGTGTGTTTGCCAAGATGGGCTGGCACCGTCGTTGGGAACGCTTGCCCGTGACATTCACTGTCCTGACGACGTTGGCCGTGATCGTCGCGACGCTGTTCGAAGTCATTCCGACGTTCCTGATTCGCTCGAACATCCCAACGATCGCGACGGTCAAGCCCTACACGCCGCTGGAACTGGCAGGGCGACACATTTTCGTCTCCGAAGGATGCTTCAATTGCCACTCGCAAATGATCCGGCCGATGGTGGCCGAGACCAAGCGTTACGGCGAATACAGCAAGCCGGGGGAGTTCATTTACGACCGACCGTTCCAGTGGGGCAGCCGTCGTATCGGTCCCGACTTGGCACGCGAAGGTGGGCGTCAGAGCAGCTACTGGCACTGGCAACACTTTGAGTACCCCGATGTCGTCTCGCCGGGGTCGGTGATGCCCAGCTATCGCCACCTCCTGGAAGACGATCTGGTGTTCGAAAAAATATTCCCGCACGTGGAGGCCGCCCATTTCTTGGGTGCCCCTTACACGGAAGAAGAACTGACCCAGACCAAGGAGGTCGCGTTCCGTCAAGCAGAACAAATTGCCGCCGAGATCGTCGGTCAAGGCGGGCCGCCCAACACCTTCAACAAACAGGCGATCGCCCTGATCGCTTACTTGCAGCGAGTCGGCGTCGACCTCAATCGCACCGAAACACCGGCAGCAGAAACACCGGCGACGGATGCTCCTGCTGGTGATAGCCCGCCTGCGGAAACGTCCACTGACGAGCAACCCACCCCCGAAACACCAGACGCTGAAACACAAGAGGCCGGAGCATGA